tattataaaaatcaaatttattcctaattatctctttgattatttattttatttatttattgctctttcttgttcttcctcctgCTTTAAACtccatttatagattttatttttaatttttataatcaacctatatcataggttaattatatttatctacctatatgacatattcttttttataatcaactaagattaatgtgtcttgcttgtaggtatattatgttttttctaccttttagttaggtttcatatcttGCTTTATATGTAtgatatacattcatatatttgttactaGAGTTAGGGTATAATGTTTTGCAGATGATTTATGTCAGtgtattagtttttttgttataagatattaattatattttttggagttggaaaatgcataatattagaatattttaattgatttttaatatttttagaaaatataaaatgagcataaaaaattaaatatatgtaaTTAAGTAACTAAACTCACTCCTAAAAATCATCTATATTTTTTAATCTGGATCTAAAAGCAAAACAATACGCACTATGGAAGCCAAACCCGATATATAGGTTAACTATAGGGCTAGTCATACGGCCCGGCAAAGAGATTACATCGGAGATAACGAAGGATCGTACAACATTTGGCCTTTGGAAGTGTcggaattattaattcattCTTGGTGAAGAAAGGCCACAGGTGATTACAATATCAATGAATAATAGAATACCGACAAACCATAGTGAGTAGATTGCTgatcaaacataaaaaatataaaataaaataaaaaagttcttttttttgtttttgtcaaaaaaaaaagataaaaaaaaggttCAACGTATATAACAAAACAAATGGTATAAGACACATAGTTCATTAAATTTAAAGACCGCCACTAGTTAGTGGAGAGAAACTTATCTACACTGAAGATACTTCTCATGGTATATCTATTTTATTAGTAACGATTTTATATATTTCAGTCGGCCGTGATTATTTTAAAATACCATTAGGGTGGATTGTTACATCGAAGGTGGTAAGTAATAGTTTCAACGAAACTTCCTCTCCAATAAAATAATCGCATTGATATTGTCACATTAATAGGTAGGAAAATGCTTTCGTATGTAGGATGAAAAGCGTGAAGCCTGATATAAACAAGAGAGAGTCCTTGACGAACCCAGTCTCTTCAGTTTATTTCTGGTTTGAATTCTCCTATGACCAATCAACttgtctcttcttcttccttgcctCCTTCATGGACATATGatgtgtttttgagttttagagGTGAGGATACACGCTTTACTTTTACAGATCATTTATACCAGGCCCTAGACCGTAGTGGAATCAACACCTTCATAGATCGCCATCTTACAAGAGGAGAAGAAATATCACCAACTCTTCTCGAAGCAATTGAAAAGTCGAGAATTTCGATCATTGTATTCTCTGAAAACTACGCATCCTCAAGATGGTGCTTGGATGAGCTTGTACATATCCTTGAATGTAGAAAATCAAGGCAGCAAATAGTTTGGCCAGTTTTTTACAAGGTGAATCCGTCTCATGTACGAAATCAAACGAGTAGTTTCGGTGACAGATTTACAGGACTTGAGCGCAAATACAAGGACAAGGAGAAGATCCTCTTATGGAGTAGAGCTCTTCGAGAAGCAGCAAATTTGTCTGGACGTACTGTCAAAGAGGGAGAGTACGTACATTTCTTCTTTCCTTATAGTTTGTTTAATTATATGATTCTGTATTTCAGGTTTCACTTTCTACTACAATAATACCTATTTAGTTGCAagtttcatttttagtttttaaaatccCTACCAAGCGGCACATGCTTGACTGCAGCTATTGTGTAAGAGGAGTGCTAGGAACCAAACCATCGCTACCACTCATTCTATCAATTTCCGCCTTTGTTGAATGGTAAGTCTATAATTGTATATGAAGAAGATAACTATTACTTTATGCTAAACCTACATGACCATCTTCttcatatataaatatagaCTTGTCATTCACCAAAGCTAGCAAACGAGGGAGTGAGTGTAATCCtctctatcttttttttttcaaagaaatatAGCAAAAAAGTGGATTGACTAAAtatgtcaatattttatttaCATGGGTAGGTACGAAGCTACATTTATCAATAAGATTGTTAAGGAGATCTTAGTCGACGTACTACAACACACATATTTGAATGTGGCCAAATACCCAGTTGGAATACGGTCTTGTGCAAAGGAGGTGGAGAAGATTTTAGGTGTTGGTGCAAATGGTCGTTGTGTGGTTGGGATTTGGGGGACATCTGGAATTGGCAAGACAACAATTGCAAAAGCTGTTTATAATGCAATTGCTCTTAAGTTTCAAGGTAGTTGTTTCCTGGCAGATGTTAGAGAAACATCAATACAACATGGAGGATTACTCCAACTACAAAAGACTCTTCTATCTAAAATTCTATGCGATACAGAGTTGAAAGTTGTTGACGTTCATGAAGGAATCAGCCTTATGAAGAAACTgttgaggaaaaagaagattCTCTTAATTCTTGATGATGTGGATGAATTGAAGCAGTTAAACAACTGGGTTGAAGTCGATTGGTTTGGTGAGGGTAGCAGAGTGATCATAACCACAAAAGATAGAGGATTGCTGGAATCTTATGGAGTCAAGTTGATATACAAGGTCCAAAAGTTAGAAGACGACAAGGGTCTTGAGCTTCTAAGTTTGAATGCCTTCGGAAGAAAAGAACCTCCAGTTGATTATTTGAGCCTCGCACGACATGCAATAGCCTATGCTCAAGGCCTTCCATTAGCTCTTAATCTTATAGGTTCTCATTTGCGTAATAAAAGTATAGATCGTTGGCAAGCTATATTGGATAGTTACGATTCTTACGAAGGAGAACCTTATAGAGGTATTCAAAGAATACTTCGAAAAAGTTATGATGCCTGGGATTATGTAGTGCAACAAGTTTTCCTAGACATTGCATGTTTCTTCAAGGGTGAAGATAAAGACTATGTGTTAGAAATATTAAGAAGTTCGAAGCTCAACGTACCTCAAGATTGTATGGAAGTACTTGTTGAAAATGCCATTATAACTATTGATAAAGATAATAGGATTTTGATGCATGACTTGCTAGAAAAAATGGGTAAGCATATAGTTTATGAAGAATCTCCCACTGAACCAGGAAAACGTAGTAGGTTGTGGTTTCATGAAGATGTGTACAATGTTCTAACTGAAAATCGAGTAAGTAGAATATATGTTCTTACATTTGTTTTGTCATGATCTGGTTTGAAGTGAAAGCTTTTTAAATTACATGTTTTGTTAACAATATGTCATTTTTTTCATCTTAGGGAACAAAGAAAATTAGAGGCATTGTGGTGAAGCTGCCTGAACCAGATGTGATACCCTTGAATGCAGAAAGCTTCTTGCAGATGGTAAATCTTGAAATTTTTATAAATCGTAATGCACGCTTTTCTGGACACGTTGATTATTTGTCCAACGATTTGAGGTGGATTGAATTGGACGGACGTGATTTTCAATATTTGGGATTCAATATTCCTCAAAAGCATACGGTTGTGTTCAATCTGCCGTCCAATTATAATCCAAAACATCTTGTCACGTTTGATATTCCAAACAGTGGCATCAGACAATTGAAAGGGTTTAAggtatgtatatttattttaaagtaaTTTGGACAATTGCtaatttaaataatattttattttcggAAAAGAgagaattttcaaaattttcattataaATGTATTCAAAACATgtgactttttgtttttttgttttttttttttacagaatttgGCAAAGCTTACATCAATCAATTTAAGTTATTGCGAATTCCTAGAAAAAATCCCCGACTTCTTCGGATGCCCAAACATAAAGGACTTGAATCTAAGTTTTTGTAGAAGTTTGGTTGAGGTTGATGATTCTGTTGGATTCCTCGAtaaacttgaaaatttgaatCTTCGTGGGTGCTATAAGCTTACGAGGTTTGCAACAAGACTTGAATTGAGATCCCTTCAAAAGTTTTctctttgtggctgcacaaggctTGAgaatttcccagaaatagagAAGGACAAGATGGTATCCCTATCGTCTTTGGACATAGGAGGAAGTGGCATAAGAGAATTGCCTTCCCCAATTGCATATCTTACTGGGCTTCGAAGATTGACAGCGCGTGGTTGTGAGAACCTTACAAATATATCAGTACATCATATTGTTGGGTTGCAGCATCTCCAAGATGTTGATTTCGGTGAACGCCCAAAACTCGTGATCGAATCTCAGCTGCTTTCAACTAACTTAAATGACAACGGTATCATATTAGCCCTTCCAGAGCTAGAGTATCTTTGTCTTGATGGATGCAATTTATCAGAAAGTGATTTTCTTGTGCCTCTTGATTGCTGGTCTACATTAAGCAATCTTGATCTGTCAAGAAACAATTTTGTTAGTCTTCCAGATTGCATTAGCAAATTTCTCAACTTGCATACACTTAGATTGAGCGGGTGCAAGAGGCTTCGGGAAATTCCACAAGTCCTTCCGCCAGATCTAATTTACTTATATCTGGATGATTGCACATCATTGGAGAAAATTTCAAAACTACCCTGGATGCTTGAGTGTCTTGACTTGACTAATTGCTTTAGTCTAAGTGACGATGAGATGGAAAAGTTGGAAAACAATTTGTTGAATCAGGTTCCTCCCTCCTCTTAATTTCTCTTGAAATTTAGAATTATATTTTGTTGATTCTTGAGAGAGATTAGATCACAATGGTTGCTAATTAGTTATCTACATATTATTCACTATTCCAGGATTCCCTTCGGCGCTTTCGACTCCAAGTTTTTTATCCAGGCAATGAAGTTCCAAAGTGGTTCAGCTATACTTTTAAACATCCAAAATTAGTAGGAGGCAGTGAATTTAGTTTTGAAATTCCTCTAAATTTACAAGTGGGGGAGAAGTTATTAGGATTTGCTCTATCTTTTGTTCTTGAAAAATCGACTTATGGTCCTAGGTTTAACTATATTCTCATCAACGGAATAGAAAAGGTTGAACCTCCTATAACGGATGCGAATTTAGACGAGCAGCAGCGGTGGCGGTTGGAAGATATTTGTCAAGATGCATTCAGAATAGAAAGTGTTGATCGTAATATAATGAGTGCGGAACCCATAGAGGCAACTCATGTGTGGCTTGGGTTAGTGAATTTGGTCGAGCAGAAGCGGCAGTGGCTGGGAGATACTTGTCAAGTTATATTCTATTTCAGTGAAAGCGTATGCATTAAAAGCTGCGGGGTGCACCTCCTAGCCTCACATATCGTGGATGATGAATGTGATGATCTGTTAAAATGGTTTTCCTCAGATATCGTTGATGATGAATACGATGAGTAACAACAGCGGCTTTCCTTATCTTCGGAGCCAGCGGATTATCATTCAAAACACAGGCAGATTGATCTCAATGTTCCTATTGGtattgaggaggaggaggaggaggaggatgagcaAGAGCAACCGTCCAGTTCAGATGATCCACAATTTCTGATTTATTAGGAGTTCGGGTACGCATTCGTTTGTTCATTTCCATTTTCCTAATCTTTTAAATAAGGCGCCGTCGGATTACAATTTCAGTTTACAGTTTCCATTtatttgaaaactgaaaaccgaTAACTCATTTGGCAATTACTCCTTGTTCTACCGTCTTGCATTTGTCCTTCTGTTTTCTTGATATGTAGAcgtttttcttcttcataaCTTCTTGTCCTACTGTCAAACGTATGCATTTTCGCACATATAGTAAATCAATGCAGTAAATTGTCTAATTTGAACCTTCTGCATATATATTCTGGCTAGTTGTTGCTTTTACACTGATCCGGGTTATAAAAAGCACGCTCTCTCTAAGAGAATGAAGATGACCTCCCCAACTCGATATATTATGTCCGGAAGGATACCCTTACCTATTGTGTTACATATACATTTATATCTACACATTCTGCTTTTAAATTCTCACAATTTGTATGTCTTTATCTTTAGCGGTCATAAACAGACCGCCTTAACTACAACAAAAACTTGGCAGCAAATTGATGACATTAATGTTACTcactacaaaaacaaaaataatgctTTTAGTCGCAACAAGGTCGTGActaaaagtataaaatattgtaacTGAAAAATTTAGTCATGAAAAAGTTATGTATCTCACTCACTAACAGGGTTGTGACCACACACCATGTGAGTAATTGATTTAGTccacaaataaaaaacaaattggtACACTAAAAATGTATTAGTCACAACATACCTTTGTTACTAGAAAATTTAACCAATTCCTACATTTTAGTTACAACATTGCAATCATTTGTGTCACCCCTTATAATGACTAATAGACATTTAGTCACAACCACTTTTcgcgaccaaaaaaaaaatcttagtaGTAACAGTCTTCTATAACTAAAACTCTATTATCAACAGCTAGCGACACGTGTGTTGTTCAAGTTAGTGGATTTAGACGAGCAGCAGGGAGATACATGTCAAGTTATATGTCAATTCCTGGAAGGCTCACACATTAAAAGTTGCAGGGTGCACAGTCTATTGCTCTACCAAGACGAACTGCTTCCTTGTCTTTAGGATCAACGAGTAGTCTTGAGAAGGGGCCTCGTCCAAGTGGACCCCCAGATTATGATTATAATCAGCTACAGCAATGGCCTTCCTTGTCTTCGGAGCTAGCGGATGATTATACAAAGCGAAGGCATATTGATCTCAATGTTCCTGTTGAGATTGAGGATATGCAGGAGCAACCGTCCACTTCAAAATCTCAGAGTGTTGGTGCAATCCCATTTTGTGTATAGTGGATTAATTTTATAAATGTGGGGGATAAGGCTGGAGTTGTTGAGGAAAAAacttagagtacacaactctaacataagtgttggagagacaacacaagtaaacaaattacttgtattacacacaCAAACTCTCAAATACACTTTAGAAGCAATGACACTCACTCACTTTCTAGAGACAAACTCTAGACCACTCACACTCCTCACAAAGACTATTCTTACTTCTTTTTGATTGGTTATTTCTTGATTGAttcaaatggtgtggatgccttctccttttataggcatggatggaaccttgaagaagcatggaaacatcatGCTAGAGTTATCTAGATAATTCTACTAACTTCCCaagctagaattatctacactaatcttgCATGTTGGTGGAaacctcaccattcttctagaaTCTTCCACCAACTTAAGGAACAACCTTctttgctagagttttctaGCATATTCCCAT
This is a stretch of genomic DNA from Malus domestica chromosome 02, GDT2T_hap1. It encodes these proteins:
- the LOC139190861 gene encoding TMV resistance protein N-like; amino-acid sequence: MGRYEATFINKIVKEILVDVLQHTYLNVAKYPVGIRSCAKEVEKILGVGANGRCVVGIWGTSGIGKTTIAKAVYNAIALKFQGSCFLADVRETSIQHGGLLQLQKTLLSKILCDTELKVVDVHEGISLMKKLLRKKKILLILDDVDELKQLNNWVEVDWFGEGSRVIITTKDRGLLESYGVKLIYKVQKLEDDKGLELLSLNAFGRKEPPVDYLSLARHAIAYAQGLPLALNLIGSHLRNKSIDRWQAILDSYDSYEGEPYRGIQRILRKSYDAWDYVVQQVFLDIACFFKGEDKDYVLEILRSSKLNVPQDCMEVLVENAIITIDKDNRILMHDLLEKMGKHIVYEESPTEPGKRSRLWFHEDVYNVLTENRGTKKIRGIVVKLPEPDVIPLNAESFLQMVNLEIFINRNARFSGHVDYLSNDLRWIELDGRDFQYLGFNIPQKHTVVFNLPSNYNPKHLVTFDIPNSGIRQLKGFKVCIFILK
- the LOC108170090 gene encoding TMV resistance protein N-like: MVSLSSLDIGGSGIRELPSPIAYLTGLRRLTARGCENLTNISVHHIVGLQHLQDVDFGERPKLVIESQLLSTNLNDNGIILALPELEYLCLDGCNLSESDFLVPLDCWSTLSNLDLSRNNFVSLPDCISKFLNLHTLRLSGCKRLREIPQVLPPDLIYLYLDDCTSLEKISKLPWMLECLDLTNCFSLSDDEMEKLENNLLNQDSLRRFRLQVFYPGNEVPKWFSYTFKHPKLVGGSEFSFEIPLNLQVGEKLLGFALSFVLEKSTYGPRFNYILINGIEKVEPPITDANLDEQQRWRLEDICQDAFRIESVDRNIMSAEPIEATHVWLGLVNLVEQKRQWLGDTCQVIFYFSESVCIKSCGVHLLASHIVDDECDDLLKWFSSDIVDDEYDE